A part of Streptomyces sp. NBC_01451 genomic DNA contains:
- a CDS encoding type I polyketide synthase: protein MDNEERPCACLKRTTVETCEVRRRLTEAEKLESEPIVIVGMGCRFSGGIASPEDLWRVLEVGGNETMDFAVDRQWPVDLCDPEPGEPWASCTHRGGFLHDVSGFDPTVPGIGSREALTMDTRQRPLLLTFCEAFERAGIVPTSLRGSTTGDFLGIVCDYSSRLGGAPDEVVCYLSSRTANSGVSGHLSYLLGLQGPAITACSSSLVALHRAVLSLRRGESSRALAGGATVMQTTESLVQFSTQRGMSADSRCKAFAATADGTGFSEGAAVVVAERVSDALRHGHPVLALVRGSAVNQECAVNGMTAPNGMAQQRVIGEALRNAGLTAGQADMVGVQGTGTPLGDPIEAQALRAAYGRGRPAERPLLLGSLKSNVGLTQAPVDVADVIKSVSAIQRGTIPRTLHIDEPTPHADWSVSGVWPTTEAVPWPVTGSARRAGTSCFGMSGTNAYVVLEEAPATGEPVNATAPQRRGSAVPRLVSDRTREALRAQAASLVSHICARPGLEPLDVGYRLSTSPAIMESRGVAIGEETDGRLVGLRAPAHGGTARETAEALVPFTDWELSAVIRNEAGAPGRERTDVVQPALWAVMVSLAELWRSHGLESTAMVGHSRGEIAAACAAGALALEDGAKVEGLRSQANADELAVHAGMMAVSLLVGQALQRFSPRTGRLSLAVVNGSSSVEVSCDPEAMDELPVQLRADGNRHRRPVDCALHCAHVEGIRERPMKVLADVRPPSRGASRPPLVSRIGYL from the coding sequence GTGGACAACGAGGAGAGACCGTGCGCCTGTCTCAAGAGGACCACGGTGGAAACGTGTGAGGTCCGACGGCGGCTGACCGAAGCCGAGAAGCTGGAGTCCGAGCCGATCGTGATCGTCGGAATGGGCTGCCGGTTCTCAGGCGGTATCGCGAGCCCCGAGGACCTGTGGCGGGTGCTGGAGGTCGGTGGTAACGAGACCATGGACTTCGCCGTGGACAGGCAGTGGCCCGTCGATCTCTGCGATCCGGAGCCTGGCGAGCCATGGGCGAGTTGCACGCACAGGGGCGGGTTCCTCCACGATGTGTCGGGCTTCGATCCAACGGTCCCCGGGATCGGCTCGCGCGAAGCCCTCACGATGGACACACGGCAGCGACCGCTGCTGTTGACCTTTTGTGAGGCGTTCGAACGCGCCGGCATCGTTCCCACCTCGCTCCGGGGCAGCACTACCGGAGACTTCCTCGGGATCGTGTGCGACTACAGCTCGCGGCTGGGCGGTGCCCCCGATGAGGTGGTGTGCTACCTCAGCAGCCGCACCGCCAACAGTGGCGTCTCGGGCCATCTGTCGTACCTCCTCGGTCTGCAAGGCCCCGCGATCACGGCGTGCTCCTCCTCGCTGGTGGCCCTGCACCGGGCCGTTCTGTCACTGCGCCGGGGTGAGTCCTCCAGGGCGCTGGCCGGGGGCGCGACGGTGATGCAGACGACCGAGAGCCTCGTCCAGTTCAGCACCCAGCGGGGGATGTCGGCTGACAGTCGTTGCAAAGCGTTCGCCGCCACCGCCGACGGCACCGGGTTCTCCGAGGGCGCGGCTGTGGTGGTAGCGGAGCGTGTGTCTGACGCCCTGCGGCACGGGCACCCGGTGTTGGCGCTGGTGCGGGGCTCCGCTGTCAATCAGGAGTGCGCTGTTAACGGCATGACGGCACCCAACGGAATGGCCCAGCAGCGCGTCATCGGCGAGGCGCTGCGGAACGCGGGGCTGACGGCCGGCCAGGCCGACATGGTGGGGGTACAGGGGACCGGTACGCCACTGGGCGACCCGATCGAGGCGCAGGCGCTTCGCGCCGCGTATGGGCGTGGCCGTCCTGCCGAGAGACCTCTGCTCCTCGGCTCGCTGAAGTCGAATGTCGGGCTCACCCAGGCGCCCGTCGACGTGGCCGACGTCATCAAGTCGGTGTCGGCGATACAGCGCGGCACCATTCCCAGGACGCTGCACATCGACGAGCCCACCCCCCATGCCGATTGGTCCGTCAGCGGCGTGTGGCCGACCACCGAGGCCGTGCCGTGGCCTGTCACCGGAAGCGCCCGGCGGGCAGGGACGTCTTGCTTCGGTATGAGCGGCACCAACGCGTACGTAGTCCTGGAGGAGGCACCTGCGACCGGTGAACCGGTCAACGCGACCGCACCGCAGCGCAGGGGGAGCGCTGTCCCTCGGCTGGTGTCGGACAGGACCCGGGAAGCTCTGCGGGCGCAGGCCGCTTCCCTCGTCTCCCACATCTGCGCCCGTCCTGGTCTCGAACCACTGGACGTCGGATACCGACTGTCCACCTCCCCGGCGATCATGGAGAGCCGGGGGGTGGCGATCGGCGAGGAGACGGACGGGCGACTGGTGGGACTTCGAGCGCCGGCCCACGGCGGCACCGCCCGCGAGACCGCCGAGGCACTCGTGCCCTTCACGGACTGGGAACTGTCGGCTGTCATACGCAACGAGGCGGGCGCGCCGGGGCGCGAGCGGACCGATGTCGTCCAACCGGCTCTGTGGGCCGTCATGGTGTCCTTGGCCGAGCTGTGGCGCTCGCACGGCCTGGAATCCACCGCCATGGTCGGGCACTCACGGGGCGAGATCGCCGCCGCGTGTGCCGCGGGCGCGCTGGCCCTGGAGGACGGGGCGAAGGTGGAGGGGCTGCGCAGCCAGGCCAACGCCGACGAACTGGCCGTACACGCCGGCATGATGGCCGTCTCGCTCCTGGTGGGCCAGGCACTGCAACGATTTTCGCCGCGGACGGGCAGGCTGTCGCTTGCCGTCGTGAACGGGTCCTCCTCCGTGGAGGTCAGCTGCGACCCGGAGGCAATGGACGAGCTGCCCGTGCAGCTGAGGGCCGACGGCAACCGCCATAGGCGGCCCGTGGACTGTGCGTTGCACTGCGCCCATGTGGAGGGGATCCGCGAACGCCCGATGAAGGTCCTCGCAGACGTGCGCCCGCCCAGCAGGGGCGCTTCCCGTCCACCGCTCGTTAGCCGAATCGGGTACCTATGA
- a CDS encoding 4'-phosphopantetheinyl transferase family protein, translating into MIENLLAAPIVTAQSFGDPDPPPPLFPEEEQLMAKAVAERRREFSTARACARRALAGLGVPPVPILSGPRGAPVWPTAVVGSMTHCRGYRAAAVARAVDMVSLGVDAEPNAPLASHSVLKLVSLPEERVRLRRLAASRPEVCWDRLLFSAKESVYKAWYPLAGRWLDFHEATIEVHPAAGTFTARLLVPGPFVAGNRVTHFHGGWLAEHGFLMTAVTVPHVPPDVRRPDGV; encoded by the coding sequence ATGATCGAGAACCTGCTGGCCGCACCGATCGTGACGGCCCAGTCGTTCGGGGATCCAGATCCCCCGCCGCCGCTGTTTCCCGAGGAGGAGCAGCTGATGGCCAAAGCCGTGGCTGAGCGCCGCCGGGAGTTCAGTACCGCACGCGCATGCGCCCGGCGTGCCCTGGCCGGTCTCGGCGTGCCACCCGTTCCGATCCTGTCGGGTCCGCGTGGGGCACCGGTGTGGCCCACCGCGGTCGTCGGCAGCATGACGCACTGCCGGGGTTACCGTGCGGCAGCCGTGGCACGGGCGGTCGACATGGTGTCGCTCGGCGTGGATGCCGAGCCCAACGCTCCGTTGGCGAGCCACTCGGTGTTGAAGCTTGTCAGTCTTCCAGAAGAACGGGTACGGCTGCGCCGACTGGCCGCCAGCCGGCCCGAGGTGTGCTGGGACCGGCTCCTCTTCAGTGCCAAGGAGAGCGTTTACAAAGCGTGGTACCCGCTCGCCGGCCGCTGGCTGGACTTCCACGAAGCGACCATCGAGGTGCATCCCGCGGCAGGCACGTTCACCGCGCGTCTTCTGGTGCCGGGGCCGTTCGTCGCAGGCAACCGGGTCACCCACTTCCACGGGGGTTGGCTGGCAGAACACGGCTTTCTCATGACCGCAGTCACTGTTCCCCATGTACCACCTGACGTCCGGCGGCCGGACGGAGTGTAG
- a CDS encoding ABC transporter permease has product MSFRTDTKPAESAARTPMVARLPGRLSQFSWVDAAVAAAVLVLLYVVLRVGQGTTVAFSTHQNVHVDTDPSQLPYDAARSLLRMFMALALSVAFTFCYAYAAAKSRRLERILIPALDILQSVPVLGFLTVAVTGFIALFPGSMLGLECAAIFAIFTSQAWNMTFGFYYSLTSLPRELDELSRSFGFTRWMRFWRVEVPAGTIGLVWNGMMSFGGGWFFLVASEAISVNNQQYALPGVGSYAGAAISDGDLGEVGWAILTMAVMVIGVNFLFWRPLTAWAEKFKNEQSEASEVQRSYVLDFLRRSHWPRLLGRLLRPVGRGLNRAGRVLGRDDRPLVVDPARRRTGDVVFTVVAGGLILWGLFDLGRFLDDRTGLGVFGEPLLLGLATLVRVLVLVALATVIWVPVGVRIGFSPRLTRIAQPVVQVLASFPANFLFPLAVWFFLRTGLSINIGGTLLMALGAQWYILFNTIAGAMAIPTDLREAMDDLGVTGWQRWRRLIIPGIFPSYVTGGITASGGAWNASIVSEVVTFGGTTLTATGLGAYIAKATEHGDYPHLIAGVAVMSVYVVGLNRLLWRRLYRLAEARYSL; this is encoded by the coding sequence ATGTCGTTCCGTACGGACACCAAGCCTGCCGAGTCGGCGGCGCGCACGCCCATGGTCGCGCGACTGCCGGGGCGTCTGTCGCAGTTCTCCTGGGTGGATGCGGCGGTCGCCGCTGCCGTGCTCGTCCTGCTGTACGTGGTGCTGCGGGTGGGTCAGGGCACCACCGTCGCCTTCAGTACTCACCAGAACGTGCACGTCGACACCGATCCGTCCCAGTTGCCGTACGACGCTGCTCGGTCACTGCTGCGGATGTTCATGGCGCTGGCCCTGTCGGTCGCGTTCACGTTCTGCTATGCCTATGCGGCTGCCAAGAGCCGTCGGTTGGAGCGGATCCTGATCCCCGCGCTGGACATCCTGCAGTCGGTGCCGGTGCTGGGCTTCCTGACCGTGGCGGTGACGGGGTTCATCGCCCTGTTCCCCGGCTCGATGCTGGGCCTGGAGTGTGCGGCGATCTTCGCGATCTTCACCTCGCAGGCGTGGAACATGACGTTCGGCTTCTACTACTCCCTCACTTCCCTGCCGCGAGAACTGGACGAGCTGTCACGGTCGTTCGGGTTCACCCGGTGGATGCGGTTCTGGAGGGTGGAGGTCCCGGCCGGGACGATCGGCCTGGTCTGGAACGGGATGATGAGCTTCGGCGGCGGCTGGTTCTTCCTGGTCGCCTCCGAGGCCATCAGTGTCAACAACCAGCAGTACGCGCTGCCAGGCGTCGGCTCCTACGCCGGCGCCGCCATCAGCGACGGCGACCTCGGCGAGGTCGGCTGGGCCATCCTGACCATGGCCGTGATGGTGATCGGCGTGAACTTCCTGTTCTGGCGGCCCCTGACTGCCTGGGCGGAGAAGTTCAAGAACGAGCAGTCCGAGGCCAGCGAGGTCCAGCGGTCGTACGTCCTGGACTTCCTGCGGCGTTCGCACTGGCCGCGGCTGCTCGGCCGGCTGCTGCGCCCGGTCGGGCGAGGGCTGAACCGGGCGGGGCGCGTCCTGGGCCGGGACGACCGGCCGCTGGTGGTGGATCCCGCACGGCGGCGCACCGGTGACGTCGTCTTCACCGTCGTCGCGGGCGGGCTGATCCTCTGGGGTCTTTTCGACCTCGGCCGTTTCCTCGACGACCGCACCGGCCTCGGTGTCTTCGGTGAGCCGTTGCTGCTGGGCCTGGCCACGCTCGTCCGGGTCCTGGTCCTGGTCGCGCTCGCGACGGTGATCTGGGTGCCGGTCGGGGTGAGGATCGGCTTCTCGCCGAGGTTGACGCGTATCGCCCAGCCCGTCGTCCAGGTCCTTGCCTCCTTCCCCGCCAACTTTCTCTTCCCGCTGGCGGTGTGGTTCTTCCTCAGGACCGGCCTGTCGATCAACATCGGCGGCACGCTGCTGATGGCGCTGGGCGCCCAGTGGTACATCCTCTTCAACACCATCGCCGGTGCCATGGCCATCCCGACCGATCTGCGCGAGGCCATGGACGACCTGGGGGTCACCGGTTGGCAGCGGTGGCGGCGGCTGATCATTCCGGGGATCTTCCCTTCGTACGTCACCGGCGGCATCACGGCCTCGGGGGGTGCCTGGAACGCCTCGATCGTTTCTGAGGTCGTCACCTTCGGCGGTACGACGCTCACCGCGACTGGCCTGGGCGCGTACATCGCCAAGGCCACCGAACACGGCGACTACCCGCACCTGATCGCGGGCGTCGCGGTGATGAGCGTCTACGTCGTCGGGCTCAACCGGCTGCTGTGGCGGCGCCTGTACCGGCTCGCCGAGGCCCGCTACTCCCTCTGA
- a CDS encoding ABC transporter ATP-binding protein produces the protein MVLNSLRGLLGLRVDRDTPTFDRIRSADGDVLLETVGLTKSYAGADGELPVLSGIDLQVRAGEVVALLGKSGSGKSTLLRCLAGLVPASSGTVAYKGAPLTGANPGTAMVFQTFALLPWLTVQQNVELGLEAKGVGAVERAHAARRAIDLIGLDGFESAYPKELSGGMRQRVGFARALVVEPDVLMMDEPFSALDVLTAENLRGELMELWESGQFPTRAIVLVTHNIEEAVLMADRIVVLGSRPYGTVREVFEVGLDRPRDRNSATFEDLIDRVYRTMTGRQKEGRTPGRAEPVDAIELEKRTPANTPLPTASVDGLSGLAEMIAHRGGRADLADLVDDLGLEVDDVLPLVDALDLLGFAVVHGDDLLLTDTGTAFAGADVQKSKTIFAEATSGAPLVRLISSSLRQNPDGTLRAGFFRDVLAHHFTSEQVTRQLETATDWGRYGELYSYDAEPQEYRLDEGDTDAVWEGQVR, from the coding sequence ATGGTGCTGAACTCCCTGCGTGGCCTCCTGGGCCTGCGCGTCGACCGCGACACCCCGACCTTCGACAGGATCCGTTCCGCGGACGGCGACGTCCTGCTGGAGACTGTCGGCCTCACCAAGTCCTACGCGGGCGCCGACGGCGAGCTGCCCGTTCTGTCCGGCATCGACCTCCAGGTCCGCGCCGGTGAAGTCGTCGCCCTCCTGGGCAAGTCGGGCTCGGGCAAGTCGACGCTGCTGCGCTGCCTGGCCGGACTCGTGCCCGCCAGCTCCGGCACCGTCGCCTACAAGGGCGCCCCGCTGACCGGCGCCAACCCGGGTACGGCCATGGTGTTCCAGACCTTCGCGCTGCTGCCGTGGCTGACCGTGCAGCAGAACGTCGAACTCGGCCTGGAGGCCAAGGGAGTCGGTGCCGTCGAGCGGGCGCACGCGGCTCGGCGGGCCATCGACCTGATCGGTCTGGACGGCTTCGAGTCCGCCTACCCCAAGGAGCTCTCCGGCGGCATGCGCCAACGCGTCGGCTTCGCGAGGGCGTTGGTCGTCGAGCCGGACGTGCTGATGATGGACGAGCCGTTCTCCGCCCTCGACGTGCTCACGGCCGAGAACCTGCGCGGCGAACTGATGGAGCTGTGGGAGTCCGGGCAGTTCCCGACCCGGGCGATCGTGCTGGTCACGCACAACATCGAGGAAGCCGTGCTGATGGCCGACCGGATCGTCGTCCTCGGCTCCCGCCCCTACGGCACCGTCCGCGAGGTCTTCGAGGTCGGCCTGGACCGCCCCCGCGACCGGAACTCGGCCACCTTCGAAGACCTCATCGATCGCGTGTACCGGACGATGACCGGGCGGCAGAAGGAAGGCCGCACCCCCGGCCGTGCGGAGCCGGTGGACGCCATCGAGCTGGAGAAGCGCACCCCGGCCAACACCCCGCTGCCCACCGCGAGCGTGGACGGCCTGTCCGGCCTGGCGGAGATGATCGCCCACCGCGGCGGACGCGCCGACCTCGCCGACCTCGTCGACGACCTCGGCCTGGAGGTCGACGACGTACTGCCCCTCGTCGACGCCCTCGACCTGCTCGGCTTCGCCGTCGTCCACGGCGACGACCTGCTGCTCACCGACACCGGAACGGCCTTCGCGGGCGCCGACGTACAGAAGTCCAAGACCATCTTCGCCGAGGCGACATCGGGCGCCCCGTTGGTCAGGCTGATCAGCAGCAGCCTCCGCCAGAACCCCGACGGCACCCTGCGCGCCGGGTTCTTCCGCGACGTTCTGGCCCACCACTTCACCAGCGAGCAGGTCACCCGCCAGCTGGAGACGGCCACCGACTGGGGCCGCTACGGCGAGCTGTACTCCTACGACGCCGAGCCGCAGGAGTACCGACTGGACGAAGGCGACACCGACGCCGTATGGGAGGGACAGGTCCGATGA